One segment of Sphingomonas qomolangmaensis DNA contains the following:
- the cpdR gene encoding cell cycle two-component system response regulator CpdR translates to MYRILLAEDDNVMREYLTRALERSGYAVSAVDRGTAAIPLLETESFDLLLTDIVMPEMDGIELAQRAGEMAPDMRVMFITGFAAVTLKAGKAVPHARVLSKPFHLRDLVLEIDRLFESETVPTHN, encoded by the coding sequence ATGTACAGGATTTTGCTGGCCGAAGACGACAACGTCATGCGCGAATATCTGACGCGCGCGCTCGAACGGTCGGGCTATGCGGTCAGCGCGGTCGATCGCGGGACCGCGGCGATCCCGTTGCTCGAGACCGAATCGTTCGACCTGCTGCTCACCGACATCGTGATGCCCGAGATGGACGGGATCGAACTCGCGCAGCGCGCGGGCGAGATGGCACCCGACATGCGGGTGATGTTCATCACCGGCTTCGCCGCGGTGACGCTGAAGGCGGGCAAGGCGGTGCCGCATGCACGCGTGCTGTCGAAGCCGTTCCACCTGCGCGACCTGGTGCTAGAGATCGACCGGTTGTTCGAGAGCGAAACCGTTCCCACCCATAATTGA
- a CDS encoding FAD-binding oxidoreductase produces the protein MTPAQTLMIAAARARLGERAVIDDRELIAPWLTDWRGRYHGQAPAMLQPADTAGVAAIVALAAEYGVALVPQGGNTSMVGGATPPSDGSALILSLRRLNAVRSVSQSEGRAVVEAGVILADLQAAADARGMRFPLTLGSRGSATIGGLVSTNAGGTQVLRFGTMRRLVTGIEAVLPDGSVHDGLSSLKKDNRGYDLDQLLIGAEGTLGIVTAAALTLVPGIAVRAVAWAGLRSPEDALALLRRIEARTELVESFEIIPGDTLALAIAHVPGGRSPVVGTHRWHVLIEAASGDPQADPAATLETLLANAIADGLVADATIAASEAQAAAFWTLRDSLSAAERATGPAAQHDISVPVPAMPRFMIEAAAAVEARFPGTHATAFGHLGDGNVHFHVRAPAGADPARWYAHDAPVATRFVHDLVVAAGGSISAEHGIGQMKRDELARLGPPSRLAALRAIKTAFDPQGLFNPGKLVSLARDLPAT, from the coding sequence ATGACGCCAGCCCAGACCCTGATGATCGCGGCGGCGCGCGCGCGCCTGGGCGAACGCGCGGTGATCGACGATCGAGAGCTGATCGCGCCCTGGCTGACCGACTGGCGCGGCCGCTATCATGGGCAGGCGCCGGCGATGCTCCAGCCCGCCGATACCGCAGGCGTCGCCGCGATCGTCGCGCTTGCCGCCGAATATGGCGTGGCGCTGGTGCCGCAGGGGGGCAATACCTCGATGGTCGGCGGCGCGACCCCGCCATCCGATGGCAGTGCGCTGATCCTGTCGCTGCGCCGGCTGAACGCCGTGCGATCGGTATCGCAGAGCGAGGGCCGCGCGGTGGTCGAGGCGGGGGTGATCCTCGCCGATCTGCAAGCTGCCGCCGACGCCAGGGGGATGCGCTTTCCGCTGACATTGGGCTCGCGCGGATCGGCGACGATCGGCGGACTGGTGTCGACCAATGCCGGCGGCACCCAGGTGCTGCGCTTCGGCACGATGCGGCGGCTGGTGACGGGGATCGAGGCGGTGCTGCCCGATGGATCGGTGCACGACGGGCTGTCGTCGCTGAAAAAGGACAATCGCGGCTACGACCTCGACCAGCTGCTGATCGGCGCCGAGGGGACGCTGGGGATCGTCACCGCCGCCGCGCTGACCTTGGTGCCCGGAATCGCGGTGCGCGCGGTCGCCTGGGCGGGGCTTCGCTCGCCCGAGGACGCGCTGGCGCTGCTGCGCCGGATCGAGGCGCGCACCGAGCTGGTCGAAAGCTTCGAGATCATTCCCGGCGACACGCTGGCGCTGGCGATCGCGCATGTCCCCGGCGGCCGCTCGCCCGTCGTGGGCACGCATCGCTGGCACGTGCTGATCGAGGCGGCGAGCGGCGATCCGCAGGCCGATCCCGCCGCGACGCTCGAAACGCTGCTCGCCAATGCGATCGCCGACGGGCTGGTCGCCGATGCGACGATTGCCGCGAGCGAAGCCCAGGCCGCGGCGTTCTGGACGCTGCGCGACTCGCTGTCGGCGGCCGAACGCGCGACCGGACCGGCGGCGCAGCACGACATCTCGGTCCCGGTGCCCGCGATGCCGCGCTTCATGATCGAGGCGGCGGCGGCGGTCGAGGCGCGGTTCCCGGGTACCCATGCCACCGCGTTCGGCCATCTCGGCGACGGCAATGTCCATTTCCACGTCCGCGCGCCCGCGGGTGCCGATCCCGCGCGCTGGTATGCGCACGACGCGCCGGTCGCGACGCGCTTCGTCCACGACCTGGTCGTCGCGGCGGGTGGGTCGATCTCGGCCGAACACGGCATCGGGCAGATGAAGCGCGACGAACTGGCGCGGCTGGGGCCGCCTTCGCGGCTGGCGGCATTGCGCGCGATCAAGACCGCGTTCGACCCGCAGGGGCTTTTCAACCCAGGCAAACTCGTGTCCCTTGCGCGCGACCTGCCCGCCACCTAG
- a CDS encoding DUF1289 domain-containing protein: MAAADFIAFPAPKMASPCNLVCTLDKATGWCLGCGRSGSEIAGWSAGDDAARQAILDQLPARIRLLGDRAVSTDDAVRGAPTPR; encoded by the coding sequence ATGGCCGCCGCCGACTTCATCGCCTTTCCTGCGCCGAAGATGGCGAGCCCGTGCAACCTGGTGTGCACGCTCGACAAGGCGACCGGCTGGTGCCTGGGGTGCGGGCGCAGCGGTAGCGAGATCGCCGGCTGGTCGGCGGGCGACGACGCCGCGCGGCAGGCGATCCTCGATCAGCTGCCCGCGCGCATACGGCTGCTGGGCGACCGTGCCGTCTCCACCGACGACGCGGTCAGGGGCGCCCCGACCCCTCGCTGA
- the purQ gene encoding phosphoribosylformylglycinamidine synthase subunit PurQ, with protein MKTAVIVFPGSNCDRDIATALHDVTGVAPTMVWHGDTELPADIGLVAVPGGFSYGDYLRCGAIAARSPIVAAVHAAAEKGLPVLGICNGFQILTETGLLPGALMRNAGLDFVCRDARLSVANDQSIFTRGYDADEAITVPVAHHDGNYFADAGTLDRLEGEGRVAFRYAEDVNGSARGIAGVLNERGNVLGMMPHPERRIEAAHGGTDGRRLFEGLLAAIA; from the coding sequence ATGAAGACCGCGGTCATCGTCTTCCCCGGATCGAATTGCGACCGCGACATCGCGACGGCGCTGCACGACGTGACCGGGGTGGCGCCGACGATGGTGTGGCACGGCGACACCGAATTGCCAGCCGACATCGGCCTGGTCGCGGTGCCCGGCGGCTTTTCCTATGGCGATTATCTGCGCTGCGGCGCGATCGCCGCGCGATCGCCGATCGTCGCTGCGGTGCATGCAGCGGCCGAAAAGGGCCTGCCGGTGCTCGGCATTTGCAACGGCTTCCAGATCCTCACCGAAACCGGGTTGCTGCCCGGCGCGCTGATGCGCAATGCCGGCCTCGATTTCGTCTGCCGCGACGCGCGGCTGAGCGTTGCCAACGACCAGTCGATCTTCACCCGCGGCTATGACGCGGACGAAGCGATCACCGTCCCCGTCGCGCACCACGACGGCAACTATTTCGCCGATGCCGGGACGCTCGACCGGCTCGAAGGCGAAGGCCGGGTCGCCTTCCGCTATGCCGAGGACGTCAACGGCTCGGCGCGCGGCATTGCCGGCGTGCTCAACGAACGCGGCAATGTGCTGGGGATGATGCCGCATCCCGAACGCCGGATCGAAGCCGCGCACGGCGGCACCGACGGCCGCCGCCTGTTCGAAGGGCTGCTCGCCGCGATTGCCTGA
- the kynU gene encoding kynureninase encodes MTLDEARARDAADPLRGLRERFVLPEGVIYLDGNSLGPLPRATVAAQTDLIERQWGARLIRSWGEGWMDSPSRIGGKLARWIGAGADEVIVADSTSTNLFKLIVAALRHDPTRTVVVSEAGNFPSDLHIAEGAVACVPGATLRAVPREALAEAIDDRTAVVLLTHVHYKTSQRFDMPAWTKRAHEAGALICWDLSHSTGAVPVDLTQANADCAVGCGYKFLNGGPGAPAFLYVAKRHQAGFDNPISGWMGHADPFGFADPYEAGPGMERWRTGTPAMLAMGALEAGLDSIADISIEVLAAKSAALFDVFAGIGDALGLECVSPRDAGQRGSHISFRHADARAIMGRLIDAGVIGDFRDPDILRFGLTPLYIGYADIVRAGEVLAQVLRHD; translated from the coding sequence ATGACGCTCGACGAAGCCCGCGCCCGCGACGCCGCCGATCCGCTGCGCGGTCTGCGCGAACGGTTCGTGCTGCCCGAAGGCGTGATCTATCTCGACGGCAATTCGCTGGGGCCGCTGCCGCGCGCGACGGTCGCCGCGCAGACCGACCTGATCGAGCGCCAATGGGGCGCGCGGCTGATTCGCAGCTGGGGCGAGGGCTGGATGGACAGCCCCTCGCGGATCGGGGGCAAGCTCGCGCGCTGGATCGGGGCCGGGGCGGACGAAGTGATCGTCGCCGATTCGACCTCGACCAATCTCTTCAAGCTGATCGTCGCCGCGCTTCGTCACGATCCGACGCGGACGGTGGTCGTCAGCGAGGCGGGCAATTTCCCCTCCGACCTGCACATCGCCGAGGGGGCGGTCGCCTGCGTCCCCGGCGCGACGCTGCGCGCAGTGCCGCGCGAGGCGCTGGCCGAAGCGATCGACGATCGCACCGCGGTCGTGCTGCTGACGCATGTACATTACAAAACCTCGCAGCGCTTCGACATGCCCGCCTGGACCAAGCGCGCGCACGAAGCCGGCGCGCTGATCTGCTGGGATCTGAGCCACAGTACGGGCGCGGTGCCGGTCGACCTCACCCAAGCCAACGCCGATTGCGCGGTCGGCTGCGGCTATAAATTCCTCAACGGCGGCCCCGGTGCGCCAGCCTTCCTCTATGTCGCCAAGCGGCATCAGGCGGGGTTCGACAATCCGATCTCGGGCTGGATGGGCCATGCCGACCCGTTCGGTTTCGCCGATCCGTACGAAGCTGGCCCCGGCATGGAACGCTGGCGCACCGGCACCCCCGCGATGCTGGCGATGGGCGCGCTCGAGGCCGGGCTCGATTCGATCGCCGACATCTCGATCGAGGTGCTCGCCGCCAAGAGCGCGGCCCTGTTCGACGTCTTCGCCGGCATTGGCGATGCGCTCGGCCTCGAATGCGTCTCGCCGCGCGACGCCGGCCAGCGCGGCAGCCATATCAGCTTTCGCCACGCCGATGCCCGCGCAATCATGGGCCGGCTGATCGACGCCGGGGTGATCGGCGATTTCCGCGATCCCGACATCCTGCGCTTCGGCCTGACCCCGCTCTATATCGGCTATGCCGACATCGTCCGCGCGGGCGAAGTGCTCGCCCAAGTCCTTCGGCACGATTGA
- a CDS encoding hemerythrin domain-containing protein — MTADFRGSSWEDCGIAEDNAHLGLAARSSIDDSIAYLLAAHPQAGWRAHANFGQLADFWLHVHGSLRGEGAEVARVVDRFRDRQLDPHAFERAFVPRLNGFLGHLEQHHQIEDAAYFPKFKTIDPRMVAGFDLLEADHALIHELLLNTVDDARALLAALALPGDAGLRAADAYAQGADRFLALMLRHLADEEEIVIPALLEHGERPLL; from the coding sequence ATGACGGCGGATTTCCGCGGCAGTAGCTGGGAGGATTGCGGCATCGCTGAGGACAATGCCCATTTGGGGCTAGCTGCGCGTTCAAGCATCGACGATTCGATCGCCTATTTGCTCGCGGCGCATCCGCAGGCCGGATGGCGCGCGCATGCCAATTTCGGGCAGCTCGCCGATTTCTGGCTGCACGTCCACGGATCGCTGCGCGGCGAGGGCGCCGAGGTAGCGCGCGTCGTCGATCGGTTTCGCGACCGCCAGCTCGATCCTCATGCCTTCGAGCGCGCCTTCGTCCCACGGCTCAACGGCTTTCTCGGCCATCTCGAACAGCATCACCAGATCGAGGACGCGGCCTATTTCCCCAAGTTCAAGACGATCGATCCGCGGATGGTCGCCGGCTTCGACCTGCTCGAGGCCGATCACGCGCTGATCCACGAACTCCTGCTCAATACCGTCGACGATGCACGCGCGCTGCTCGCTGCGCTCGCGCTCCCCGGCGACGCCGGCCTGCGCGCGGCCGATGCCTATGCCCAGGGCGCCGACCGCTTTCTCGCGCTGATGCTGCGACATCTGGCCGACGAGGAGGAAATCGTCATCCCCGCGTTGCTCGAACATGGCGAGCGACCGTTGCTGTAA
- a CDS encoding N-formylglutamate amidohydrolase — protein MTSSTASPSFDRFGPAEPASPVVLSVPHAGREYPAAMLAAIRLPLAALLPLEDRHVDSIAHAARRNETMLVARRARAWIDLNRSEDERDRRIDEGVSASMMPFESAKLKGGLGLVPRRAGVSGDVWRRRLRGDEVMARIVADHRPYHAALAAALAAARRRFGVAVLLDIHSMPTLAGEAPARIVLGDRFGQSAAAPYLARIEGAAAVSGLRIATNAPYAGGHILDAHGAPAAGIHAVQIEFDRTLYLDPMTLTPNAGAQRLGHILRTMIDALLDEITPVAAAAE, from the coding sequence GTGACCAGCAGCACAGCATCGCCGAGTTTCGATCGGTTCGGCCCTGCCGAGCCCGCATCGCCGGTGGTCCTGTCGGTGCCGCATGCCGGGCGCGAATATCCCGCGGCGATGCTGGCGGCGATCCGGCTGCCGCTGGCGGCATTGCTCCCCCTCGAAGACCGCCATGTCGATTCGATCGCGCATGCCGCACGCCGCAACGAGACGATGCTGGTCGCGCGCCGCGCCCGCGCCTGGATCGACCTTAACCGCAGTGAGGACGAGCGCGATCGGCGGATCGACGAGGGTGTCTCGGCCAGCATGATGCCGTTCGAATCGGCCAAGCTCAAGGGCGGACTGGGGCTCGTCCCGCGGCGCGCGGGGGTCTCGGGCGACGTGTGGCGGCGGCGGCTGCGCGGCGACGAGGTGATGGCGCGGATCGTCGCGGATCACCGGCCCTATCACGCAGCGCTCGCAGCCGCGCTGGCGGCGGCGCGGCGGCGCTTCGGCGTCGCGGTGCTGCTCGACATCCATTCGATGCCCACGCTGGCGGGCGAAGCGCCGGCGCGGATCGTGCTGGGCGACCGCTTCGGCCAGAGCGCCGCAGCGCCGTACCTTGCGCGGATCGAGGGCGCCGCCGCCGTCAGCGGGCTGCGGATCGCGACCAATGCACCCTATGCCGGCGGGCATATCCTCGACGCGCACGGCGCCCCCGCTGCGGGCATCCATGCGGTGCAGATCGAATTCGATCGCACGCTGTATCTCGATCCTATGACCCTGACCCCCAACGCGGGCGCGCAGCGGCTGGGACATATCCTGCGGACGATGATCGACGCGCTGCTCGACGAGATCACCCCGGTCGCTGCCGCCGCCGAATGA
- a CDS encoding SapC family protein, which translates to MATVPQSQSLPLFYNNLEPLSSQTHADFRVRPANVAPFLAKHHAVPLTVEEFPLVQRRMPIVFSIGDDPVPLALMGLNEGVNTFIDDAGALVDNEVYVPAYIRRYPYLLAKLRPDTDELSLCFDPTSDTIGAFEDGERLFENGEPTELTKGILNFAEQFEQAGQRTGQFMRELKELGILMDGEISIQPEGAQPFVYRGFQMVDEKKLNDLRGDQLRKLTQNGILPLVYAHLFSLSLMRDLFSKQMQQGKMPQQAPPLNAQPLN; encoded by the coding sequence ATGGCCACCGTGCCGCAGTCGCAATCGCTGCCCCTTTTCTACAACAACCTCGAGCCGCTTTCGAGCCAGACCCACGCCGATTTCCGCGTGCGCCCGGCCAATGTGGCGCCGTTCCTCGCCAAGCATCACGCGGTTCCACTGACCGTCGAGGAATTCCCGCTGGTCCAGCGCCGGATGCCGATCGTGTTCTCGATCGGCGACGATCCGGTGCCGCTGGCGCTGATGGGGCTCAACGAAGGCGTGAACACCTTCATCGACGATGCCGGCGCGCTGGTAGACAACGAGGTTTATGTCCCCGCCTATATCCGCCGCTATCCCTATCTGCTCGCCAAGCTGCGCCCCGACACCGACGAATTGTCGCTGTGCTTCGATCCGACGTCGGACACGATCGGCGCGTTCGAGGATGGCGAGCGCCTGTTCGAGAACGGTGAGCCGACCGAGCTGACCAAGGGCATCCTCAACTTCGCCGAGCAGTTCGAGCAGGCAGGCCAGCGCACCGGCCAGTTCATGCGCGAGCTCAAGGAATTGGGCATCCTGATGGACGGCGAAATCTCGATCCAGCCCGAGGGCGCGCAGCCCTTCGTCTATCGCGGTTTCCAGATGGTCGACGAGAAGAAGCTGAACGATCTGCGCGGCGACCAGCTGCGCAAGCTGACGCAGAACGGCATACTGCCGCTCGTCTATGCGCACCTGTTCTCGCTCAGCCTGATGCGCGACCTGTTCTCGAAGCAGATGCAGCAGGGCAAGATGCCGCAGCAGGCGCCGCCGTTGAACGCCCAGCCGCTCAACTGA
- the purC gene encoding phosphoribosylaminoimidazolesuccinocarboxamide synthase has protein sequence MARRRQIYEGKAKILYEGPEPGTLIQYFKDDATAFNAQKKGTISGKGVLNNRISEHVFTLLGNIGVPTHFLRRLNMREQLIRQVEIVPIEVVVRNVAAGSMSKRLGIEEGTQLPRTIIEYCLKDDALGDPLVTEEHILCFGWAAQEELHDIADLAIRVNDFLSGLFAGIGIRLVDFKLEFGRIWDNDYSRIILADEISPDNCRLWDMTTGEKLDKDRFRRDLGGEVEAYQEVARRLGLLPEDADSAVLDLETHRKRRGK, from the coding sequence ATGGCACGCCGCCGCCAAATCTATGAGGGCAAGGCCAAGATCCTTTACGAGGGTCCCGAGCCTGGCACGCTGATCCAGTATTTCAAGGACGATGCCACTGCGTTCAACGCGCAGAAAAAGGGCACGATCAGCGGCAAGGGCGTGCTCAACAACCGAATTTCGGAGCATGTCTTCACATTGCTCGGCAATATCGGGGTGCCGACGCATTTCCTGCGCCGCCTCAACATGCGCGAGCAGTTGATCCGCCAGGTCGAGATCGTGCCGATCGAAGTCGTCGTGCGCAACGTCGCCGCCGGATCGATGTCGAAGCGCTTGGGGATCGAGGAAGGCACCCAGTTGCCGCGCACGATCATCGAATATTGCCTCAAGGACGATGCGCTGGGCGACCCGCTGGTCACCGAAGAGCATATCCTGTGCTTCGGCTGGGCGGCGCAGGAGGAACTGCACGACATCGCCGACCTGGCGATCCGCGTGAACGACTTCCTGTCGGGGCTGTTCGCCGGGATCGGCATCCGGCTGGTCGACTTCAAGCTCGAATTCGGCCGCATCTGGGACAATGATTACAGCCGGATCATCCTGGCCGACGAGATCAGCCCCGATAATTGCCGCTTGTGGGACATGACCACCGGCGAAAAGCTCGACAAGGATCGCTTCCGCCGCGATCTCGGCGGCGAAGTCGAGGCCTATCAGGAAGTCGCGCGCCGGCTGGGCCTGCTCCCCGAGGACGCCGACTCGGCGGTGCTCGACCTCGAAACCCACCGCAAGCGCCGGGGCAAATAA
- a CDS encoding sensor histidine kinase, producing MTSTAETLKPLLWEPKNLVRAIEAAGVTLWSWNVDTDALAMDDHAYDLWGIPRATDVSFEDLSAHIHPADRDRVRAAFNATRAIIGPYEIDFRIMIGDELKWISARGKGDDAGMVSRIMFGIFIDVTGRKQAEEGRELLAGEMSHRVQNLLAIASGLAAISSRLTSTTTEMAEELTLRLTALGRAHDLVRPVPGQTKAASALLGDLLTVLLAPYDDLGAFSGRIRVSVPRMSVGDSATTILALVIHELATNSLKYGALSVDDGTLDVSCSAQDEAVTIVWTESGGPRVEPPSGKGGYGSKLVERSVTGHLRGAIDYDWAESGLVVTLKVAPGRLAA from the coding sequence ATGACCAGTACCGCCGAAACGCTCAAGCCGCTGTTGTGGGAACCGAAGAACCTGGTGAGGGCGATCGAAGCAGCGGGGGTCACGCTCTGGTCTTGGAACGTCGATACCGATGCGCTGGCGATGGACGATCATGCCTATGATCTCTGGGGAATCCCCCGCGCCACCGATGTGAGTTTCGAGGATTTATCGGCGCACATCCACCCCGCCGATCGCGACCGGGTCCGCGCGGCGTTCAATGCGACGCGCGCGATCATCGGCCCCTATGAGATCGATTTTCGGATCATGATCGGCGACGAGCTCAAATGGATATCGGCGCGCGGCAAGGGCGACGATGCCGGCATGGTAAGCCGGATAATGTTCGGCATCTTCATCGACGTGACCGGCCGGAAACAGGCAGAGGAAGGCCGCGAACTGCTGGCTGGGGAGATGAGTCATCGGGTGCAGAACCTGCTCGCAATCGCCTCGGGGCTTGCCGCGATATCGTCGCGGTTGACCTCGACTACGACCGAAATGGCCGAGGAACTGACGCTTCGGCTTACCGCGCTGGGGCGCGCGCATGATCTGGTTCGCCCGGTCCCGGGGCAGACGAAGGCCGCGTCGGCGTTGCTGGGCGATTTGTTGACCGTCTTGCTTGCGCCGTATGACGATCTGGGCGCGTTCAGCGGGCGTATCCGCGTATCGGTGCCCCGAATGAGCGTAGGCGATTCGGCGACAACGATCTTGGCGCTGGTGATTCACGAGTTGGCCACCAACTCGCTCAAATACGGCGCACTGTCGGTCGACGACGGTACGCTAGACGTTTCGTGTTCGGCGCAGGACGAAGCCGTCACGATCGTATGGACCGAAAGCGGCGGCCCCAGGGTGGAACCGCCATCGGGAAAGGGCGGCTACGGCAGCAAGCTGGTCGAGCGGAGCGTAACCGGACACTTGCGCGGCGCGATCGATTACGACTGGGCCGAGAGCGGGCTTGTCGTGACACTGAAAGTGGCACCCGGACGCCTCGCCGCCTGA
- a CDS encoding queuosine precursor transporter yields the protein MKGPAAIPADRIGGGGFRYFDFVMAAFVTILLLSNVIGAGKVSAIDGFVFGAGILFFPVSYVIGDVLTEVYGYARARRCIWAGFGAMIFLAVMSAVVVAMPPAPGWEGQAAYEAVFGAVPRIVLASIAAFWAGEFVNSYVLARMKLLTQGKHLWSRTIGSTLVGQGVDSLIFYPLAFLGVWDTAQVFTVLVTNWGLKVLWEALLTPVTYAVVGWLKRREGVDVFDQGTDFTPFRTRV from the coding sequence ATGAAGGGGCCGGCGGCGATCCCCGCCGACAGGATCGGCGGCGGCGGCTTTCGCTATTTCGATTTCGTGATGGCGGCGTTCGTCACTATCCTGCTGCTGTCGAACGTCATCGGCGCGGGCAAGGTGTCGGCGATAGACGGCTTCGTGTTCGGCGCGGGGATCCTGTTCTTTCCGGTCAGCTATGTGATCGGCGACGTGCTGACCGAAGTCTATGGCTATGCCCGCGCGCGCCGGTGCATCTGGGCGGGGTTCGGTGCGATGATCTTCCTGGCGGTGATGTCGGCGGTGGTGGTGGCGATGCCGCCCGCGCCCGGCTGGGAGGGGCAGGCGGCCTATGAGGCGGTGTTCGGCGCGGTGCCGCGGATCGTGCTGGCGTCGATCGCGGCGTTCTGGGCAGGCGAGTTCGTCAATTCCTATGTGCTGGCGCGGATGAAGCTGCTGACCCAGGGCAAGCATCTATGGTCGCGCACGATCGGATCGACATTGGTGGGGCAGGGGGTGGACAGCCTGATCTTCTATCCGCTGGCGTTTTTGGGGGTGTGGGACACCGCGCAGGTCTTCACCGTGCTGGTCACCAATTGGGGGCTGAAGGTGCTGTGGGAGGCGCTGCTGACCCCGGTCACCTATGCCGTCGTCGGCTGGCTCAAGCGCCGTGAGGGGGTCGATGTGTTCGACCAGGGCACCGACTTCACCCCGTTCCGCACGCGGGTTTGA
- the purS gene encoding phosphoribosylformylglycinamidine synthase subunit PurS: MKLRIIVTLKSGVLDPQGKAIQHALGSLGFAGVADVRAGKLFELDVADDTSDQAIDDMCRKLLANTVIENYRVEKLA, from the coding sequence ATGAAGCTTCGCATCATCGTCACGCTCAAATCGGGCGTCCTCGATCCGCAGGGCAAGGCGATCCAGCACGCGCTGGGGTCGCTCGGCTTCGCCGGCGTCGCCGATGTCCGCGCGGGCAAGTTGTTCGAGCTCGACGTCGCCGACGACACCAGCGACCAGGCGATCGACGATATGTGCCGCAAGCTGCTCGCCAACACGGTGATCGAGAATTATCGAGTCGAGAAGCTGGCATGA
- a CDS encoding DEAD/DEAH box helicase: MSFADLGLSDELLRAVNESGYTEPTPIQASAIPSVLMMRDLIGIAQTGTGKTASFVLPMIDILAQGRSRARMPRSLILEPTRELAAQVAENFEKYGKYSGLSMALLIGGVSMGDQMAALEKGVDVLIATPGRLMDLFGRGKILLTGCSLLVIDEADRMLDMGFIPDIEEICTKLPKARQTLLFSATMPPPIKKLADKFLDNPKMIEVSRPASSNLSIAQYLVPLKSDAKRSTLTALLQQEEVRTAIIFCNRKTTVRELNKSLRRSGLASSEIHGDMDQSARLAELDRFKRGEVNILVASDVAARGLDIKGVSHVVNFDAPWHPDDYVHRIGRTGRAGATGVAYTFVTPEDAENVANIEKLQGQKIERLSAPATAAVETPAAREPAADSPRRERSPRRGAKPRTNAPSFEPEIAEVLPEPILDDPLPAEIVRPVREERRPRDEARPQETGRSREEGRSRDEGRSRRGDRPARHERQADDQPDDGWNGPFPAFLEVTLNR, encoded by the coding sequence ATGAGCTTTGCCGATCTCGGCCTGTCTGACGAACTACTGCGTGCCGTCAATGAATCGGGTTATACCGAGCCGACGCCGATTCAGGCGAGCGCGATCCCCTCGGTTCTGATGATGCGCGACCTGATCGGCATCGCGCAGACCGGCACCGGCAAGACCGCGTCGTTCGTGCTGCCGATGATCGACATCTTGGCGCAGGGGCGCAGCCGCGCGCGGATGCCGCGTTCGCTGATCCTCGAGCCGACGCGCGAACTCGCCGCGCAGGTCGCCGAGAATTTCGAGAAATACGGCAAATATTCGGGGCTTTCGATGGCGCTGCTGATCGGCGGCGTGTCGATGGGCGACCAGATGGCGGCGCTCGAAAAGGGCGTCGACGTATTGATCGCGACGCCGGGCCGGCTGATGGACCTGTTCGGGCGCGGCAAGATCCTGCTCACCGGCTGCTCGCTGCTGGTGATCGACGAGGCCGATCGGATGCTCGATATGGGGTTCATCCCCGATATCGAGGAAATCTGCACCAAGCTGCCCAAGGCACGCCAGACGCTGCTGTTCTCGGCGACGATGCCGCCGCCGATCAAGAAGCTGGCCGACAAGTTCCTCGACAATCCCAAGATGATCGAGGTGTCGCGCCCAGCGTCGAGCAACCTCAGCATCGCCCAATATCTGGTGCCGCTGAAGTCCGACGCCAAGCGATCGACGCTGACCGCGCTGCTCCAGCAGGAAGAGGTGCGCACCGCGATCATCTTCTGCAACCGCAAGACGACGGTGCGCGAGCTGAACAAGAGCCTGCGCCGCTCGGGGCTGGCGTCGAGCGAAATCCATGGCGACATGGACCAGTCGGCGCGGCTGGCCGAGCTCGATCGCTTCAAGCGCGGCGAGGTCAATATCCTGGTCGCGTCGGACGTCGCCGCGCGCGGGCTCGACATCAAGGGGGTCAGCCACGTCGTCAATTTCGACGCGCCTTGGCATCCCGATGATTATGTCCACCGCATCGGCCGCACCGGCCGCGCGGGCGCGACCGGGGTCGCCTACACCTTCGTGACCCCCGAGGACGCCGAGAACGTCGCGAATATCGAGAAGCTGCAGGGGCAGAAGATCGAGCGTCTGTCGGCCCCCGCCACCGCAGCGGTCGAAACGCCCGCCGCCAGGGAGCCCGCCGCCGACAGCCCGCGCCGCGAGCGTTCGCCGCGCCGCGGTGCCAAGCCACGGACGAACGCGCCGAGCTTCGAACCCGAGATCGCCGAAGTCCTGCCCGAGCCTATTCTCGACGATCCGCTGCCCGCCGAAATCGTCCGCCCGGTGCGCGAAGAGCGCCGCCCGCGTGACGAAGCGCGGCCGCAGGAAACCGGACGTTCGCGTGAAGAGGGCCGCTCGCGCGACGAGGGCCGCTCGCGCCGCGGCGACCGTCCGGCGCGCCACGAACGCCAGGCCGACGATCAGCCCGACGATGGCTGGAACGGCCCGTTCCCGGCGTTCCTGGAAGTCACGCTGAACCGCTGA